GTGTTTTGCAAAGTCGAGAGCGGATATGCCCAGGACTCGTCATAAACTGGGATTTCCGAATATGTTTGTTTCTATTAATTAACAAGGAAACTCACTCAGCCGGCCATGTTTCATTTCACTTCTAATTATGAGCTATgaatatgttttaaaacacttgtttacattttaaattgcttCTTGAAATGATTTATAGGCGtaatcataaatatttgtttaggAATAGCAATACGCATTAATTTAATACTTGTCAACTATTGTTTATTGGTATGTCCCCGGCTTTTCTAAGAAAGTATTGACTCATTTTCGGCGTACACATTAAAATAATGTGTACCTAAGTTCTTAAAGACCGCTTTAAAAGTAAGCTTCACTGATCGATTACCAAAAAAGATACGTTTTCCGCAAAAGTACTCCCCAACTGAGTTCTCTTGAAGTGTCCAACGGGCTACTTAAATATGTGGAAAACGTTTTATTGTTCGATAAACTCGTTTCTAGAGAAAAGTACATTTTGCAGTGTTTTTATGGGGCATTTTGGAactttgtaattttaattaagaagGCATGGTTGAAGAGCCCAAGTCAGAAGTCATCAATCCCCTAGTTCATTGCAGGGAAAGTGACTGATAACTTAAAAAGCAAGACCGCCGAATGTTGCCCCCGGTTTATGGGTAATTTCGATTAGACTAATCGCCTTTTTGATGAATTTCAGGAAATTTGCGAGTGCTGCGACAGGGAGGCGAAGGAGAAGCAGTTCAGCACATTGGAATCCGAGCGTCACGCGAACCGCGGCCTGAATCGCTATCGGGATGTGAATCCCTACGACCATTCCCGCATCGTTCTGAAGCGCGGCAGCGTGGACTACATCAATGCCAATCTGGTTCAGGTGGGTCGCGTTTTAATGCATTCGTTTTCACCCAGTTTAACGCTTGACTGACACTCTTCAGCTGGAGCGCGCCGACCGTCAGTACATCCTGACCCAGGGACCGCTGGTGGACACCGTGGGACACTTCTGGCTGATGGTCTGGGAGCAGAAGTCCCGGGGGATCCTCATGCTCAACAAGCTGATGGAGAAGAAGCATATCAAATGCCACCTCTACTGGCCCAACGAGATGGGTGCCGAGAAGGCCCTGAAGCTTCCCACTGTCAAGCTTACCGTGGAGCTCATCCGCTGCGAGACGTACCAGAACTTCGTGCGGCGGTGGTTCAAGTAAGTCATCTTCTGGGATGCCTGTTCCAAAGTACTATATCGATTAACTACAATCCAATACTCTTACAGACTAACCGATCTCGAAACGCAGCAGAGTCGCGAGGTGATGCAGTTCCACTACACAACATGGCCGGACTTTGGCATTCCCAGCTCGCCGAACGCATTCCTCAAGTTCTTGCAGCAGGTGCGCGACTCCGACTGCCTCAGCCGCGACGTGGGTCCCGCCGTGGTGCACTGCAGCGCCGGCATCGGCCGCTCGGGCACCTTCTGCCTGGTGGACTGCTGCCTTGTGCTGATCGACAAGTACGGCGAGTGCAATGTGTCCAAGGTGCTGTGCGAGCTGCGCAGCTACCGCATGGGCCTGATTCAAACCGCCGACCAGCTGGACTTCTCCTACCAGGCGATCATCGAGGGCATCACGAAGCTGCACGATCCCGTATGTATGCGCGACCAGCGGCCGGCGTCTGGGAGTCGATTCCTCGGGGGCTGCCGGGCGCCGCCGTTTACATTGCAGTTCCCGCCTGTCCTGggggtgtcacagaaatcTCTAGAGACTGTGGCATCACTTAGTGGGGAAGTTGTTCACATACTTTCAGTGCGTGACAGAGTCTCTAGAGACTTCATTAGttgttttctgtttcttttaagttggtttttggtttttaatggaattttatTGACCGCAACTGTATGATTTATTATGATGCATGtttgtgttttccttttcaattGCCAGTCGTTCAAAGCTTTGGTTTAAACATAGTCAAGATTGATACTATTAACAAAATTAACTTTCAATTTCATTGATGCGAAGGAGATTGCATTGTTCCTCGGTTGGTAGAGGTTTCTGTGACAGCCCTGgaataatatataaatctaATTGTGATCTTTTACAACCTCTTCAGACCTTTCTCGATGCTGAGGAACCCATCATCGCAAACGACACAGACACCCACACACTGGATGAACAGCCGCCGCCACTGCCGCCTCGCGTTCAGTCGCTCAACCTGCCGCTGGCCCCCAATTCCGGTGGCATACTCTCGCTCAATATGCGTGCCGCCCAGGCCAATGGAGCTGCCGACAATGCTGGCGACAAGATGAGCAAGGATGCCCTCAACAACTTCATCAATCAGCACGACATGCTGCCGTACTCCGAGGTGGCCGACAGACGTCCCTTGCCGCCGATACCCACGAGAGCCCTTAACGAATCGGACAGCGACGATGATTACTTGctggacgacgacgaggaggacgagaCAGATGAGGACGAGGAGTACGAGACCATTAACGAGCACGACGCAGAGCCAGTTAATGGCCATGTGCCCCTGACGACGACACAGCCGCACGACGACGATGTGAATGCCAACAGCGAGAAGCCAGCGGCGCCAGCCGACGAGCAGCACAAGGCCAACGGCATCGATCCAATTCCAGGCCAGCTCCCAGCCAGGTAGGACTTTGAAAGTGGAATAATTAATGTGCTCTTCAATGtttctaataaatttatatccCATGACCACCTTCTAATCACCACCTATCCTTTGCAGTCCCGAGAACGAGCTTAAGAGGCGGAAACGCACCGAATACCAGGCCAGTCTGGAGCAGAAGGTCAACGACATCAAGCGGAAGCAGCGGGAGAACGAGGACAGCCAGCTGGCGGCAAAGAAACGAAGGTCATTACTCACATATATTGCCGCTGGTGTTGTGGTGGGCGTGATCTGCGCCTACGCATACACGAAGCTAGGATAAGTGCCCCCATTAGCCACTAAGTAGTCGTAGACCAGTAGTAGCGATAGCTGTATGACGTATTTAGTTGCCGTAGGACACTGATCGATCACCGACTCCTCCCCCTGGTCCCCAGCTCCGATCCCCACCAGCGCTCGTCCGCCTCGCTGGCCTGGCCTGGCATCAAATGTGGCCACGAATCAAGGACGACGAGGCACGGATCGGCGGCGGATCGGGTAGGGTCAGAGATCGGATGGAGTCGCATCGCAATCGCAGGCCACGGATTGTGGATTGCGCATGCCGGAATGAGCTGAACGAACGATACACGATGCATAAACATTAgggaattttttatatatgtacgaaaagaggaaaacaaaacaaaacaagcaaCTAAACTAAACGAGAATCGGGTAGAAATCACGTCAAATGTAGATTTTGCGCAATAGACTGACATTTtagaacaaatttattttctacaCTCTAAAAATGGATTGATAACAGACCAGGAAATCCCCCGAAACGAACCACACCAACTCACCAAGCTCCCTCTTCTAATCGCTCGCTATGCAATAAAATGATTATACCTTTTACAACCACGATCAACGATTCAAGCACCCCAAGTCCACCCACACGCTTCACTTGTTGTTGTACAGCAATTTCTTATAGCATACGAcctatgtatatttatttatgaagatTTACGAGAAACCAACACTTGTTGTAGTACATGGCAAAATATAAAGTGCAGCAATGTgccaaaaagaaacaaaatgtAGAATTGTATGAAAGCAAAGCCCTCACgacttttattttactttgcCAACCCGCCCTGTACTAATTTTGAATTGTTGTGTTTAGAAATAATCGTATTTGAAGAGCACCTTGCTGAAAAAACGCGTCTTCATTAAAGCAATAACATGAAAGAAGGCAAGAAAAGCAAAGTACACCTATATCTCGTTTACCGCCTGCTCCTAGGGAGTCTtataatcaaaattaattttattccgCACACGAATCGAACCATCCGAAATCAAAACAAAGTGATTCTTTTCCAAATTGCAACCTTGGACTTGGCTAGTTGCGTACTAAACTAAATTAACGAATATTTTACTGCGTCGCTAAGCGAAGTATAGGTGTatgatttaaatgtaatgcTGGTTTTGCCAGGGCAAAGCCAGTTGTATTCAGCAAACGAAGGGAGGAAAGGCGGAAGACTATTCAATGGTTTTCCCAGTAGAGTAAGTGTGAACCCAATCCaagaaacatatttatataaacgtgtaGCGCGAGAGGACGCAAGAAAGTCGGCAagagttattttttatatgtgtAACCCACAATTTAACGAAGATTCAAGTAACCACCCACGAAGAGGTACGAGATCGGATGAGCCAAGGAGGATAActaataacaaaaatacatatttatattaactATATTTAGCAGTAACGAGTAACAACATGAACAATACCTATAGTAATGCCTAGTTAACTGAACGTCGGCTAAGTACACCATGCATACACTGAGACAAATCGAACACCACACCACACAAACCAACACAGTACTATATATAATGCCTATGAGAAGGAAAAGAGAAGTGAGAGAAAGTATTCAAATAAAGCTAATCATTTAAGACACGAAACTGCGAACCGCTTTACCTGGCGTATTTCTTACTGTCATTCATAACACGTTTTCATCTCTCTGTTTTCAGACGCGAAAATCGGCACAAAAAGTCTAGGTCCAAGACAAAGTAAGAGCACAGCCCATCCAGTCCAGCACCAACacaaagaaacaaattaacaTATCATTTCGCATTACTGTAGCTTCTAAtgccaaaataaatgtttttgaaattgCAAATCATTTTCGAAAAGTAACGCTCATTTATCGAGGTGCCCACCTGTTATGTAACAGCGTTTATTCGATTAACAGAATGTTAGGCTTAGTATGaccattttttgaaatataccAGTTATGGTGGGATAATTAactaatagttttttaaatcGTCCAGATGTTCTTATAGTTAGATATTCCCTAAATTGTTAGACTTGGTTAGTTGTGTCATACAACAACcttcattgtttttgaaaaaccaGACAACACCTGATTTTATATCAGAAACAACAACCAACAGCAAAGTTTCTCCCCTCTAATTGTTAGTATATTTTTCTTCAATTTCGTATGTTTGCTAATCGATAACACTGATAACAGACCGATAACAGCCGTCACATTGCAGCCCTGAGAgcagatataaaaaaaacgtgCGCACATTTCGTTTTCGTTgacttcttttgtttttattgaaaaactaAGTGAAAACATGGCCAGCAAAGCTAAGAAGGAGGTGCTGTGCGACCATTGCCACGAGAGCTACGAGGCCAAAATGGTTTACACCGCCCAAAAGATGTTTGTGGGCACAAAAGTCGTGGACTTGCTGGAGGCCATCACCCACAAGAGCGTGAGTTGGGCGCGCGGCATTCCTATCTCCAGATCTGATCCCAATCCATTCCCTTCACCCCTTTCAGATCCCAGCCAACGCGAACGTCAAGATATGCTTCATCTGTGCGTCGGGCTTCATGTCCACCAGCGCCCTGATCGACAAGGTCCGCGAGACGGTGGACAGGATTCTGGCGGGGCCCGCCAAGAAGGGCAAGGTCAGCAAGGCGGCGGCGCAGGAGGCACAGGATCAAGCGTCCGCTGATGAGCCGGCGCCGGACATTGTGGACCTCACCGCAGAGGTGGAGAAGAAGCCGGCCAAGCCGCAGCCCAAGAAGAACACCACCATTCGCCAGCGCAGCAAGTCGGTTGCCTTTCCCGCCAGCTCAATGGTTTCAGAGTTCGCTGGAGTAGCAAACATTAAGGCCTCGCCCGCCAAAAAGCAGGTGTCCCGCTTGCTCGCGGACAATCTCGACGATTCCGTGCAACTGACGCCAGCCAAAGATGTGTCGTCCTCCAAAAAGGCTTTCCTAAATCTCTTCGGCAACGGCGATGATGCCATGGAAAAGGAATTTGAGACCGAGAGCGAGGAGGAAGGCGAAGGACGCTATCTCACGATTAACACCAACAACTTCAAGTGCACGGTGTGCGAGTTCCACACTAGGTTCCCCAACCACATAAAGGAACACATGCAGAAGGAGCATGGCCAACAGCGTACACGCATTTACAGTTGCCCACTTTGCAACAAGAACTTCGGAGTTCTAAAGACAATCAAAGATCATGTGCGCGACGTCCACTCGCGCATTTTACTAAGTGAGTCCGAGGCCAAGACCAAGGCGAAGGAAATAAAGGAAAACCCGAAGGGGTCGGAGGCTGAGCCAAAGCCAAAGGAGCAGAAGGTGCCAAAGGTGCCTGAGacgcaaaaacaaaagccaaaggAAGTGAAATCGAAAGCAAAAAAGACAGAAGTGTCAACCGAGAGCAAGTCTAAGAAGAAAACAACAGAAGTGGAGTCGGAACCAGTAGTAAGCGAGAAATCAGAAGAGAACCAGAAGGTCAAGATCGCCCTCTTAAATTCCAAGGACTCGTCATTTGAGTCAGAAGTCAAACCAGTGCTCACCCAAGAGAAAGCCCTTGAGACCCCGGGGCCCAAAGTAGCCTCCTTCAAAGCCCTAAACGAATCCCTAATGAGGAAAAGGATGCTGGAGAACCTGCAGGACTCCGAGTACACATTTGCCATCAACGGATCCAGCGCCTCCACTCCCAGGGCCGAGACCACCAACTTCCAGTGCGACATATGCGACTGCGAGCTGGCGACCGCCAAGCAGATGCAGGACCACATGAAGACTGCTCACGCCATTGAAAAGCCGAAGGTGTTCAAGTGCCACGTCTGCGAGAAGAGTCTGACCACCAAGCAGTCGCTTAAAACGCACCAGGCTCTGCATAATAACACTAGTGCCGAGGCGGGCAAGTCCAGCAAGCGCAAGATACTGCAAGAAGAGGATGAGGTTGTTGATATTGAGGGTAGTTTTCAGGAGAACAACACTGTCGAGGATGACGAGGGGCCTCGGGAGGAGAAGATTGTTAGGGAAGAGTCCAGTAAGGATACCTCCTTGAATGTCGCCCAGCCTAAGGTGGATGGGCTCATGTCTGCTCCTCTGACGCCCGTGAAGAAGGCAAAAAAAGTCAAGACAAGCATCCAAGGCATTTCGGGGGTCATCACGAATGGTGAATCTCCCACCAAGCGCAAGAAGCAAGACAAATCCGGGGACACATCCTCAATTTCTGATGTATCTCAGCTGGAGGAGATCAACCACAATGTGAAGCCGCACAAAAAGGCCCGGCTGGAGTCCGTGGGCGACTCCACCACCGACGAGTCCGTACTCAGCTGCGACCAGTGCGGTAAGTCTGTCGGCTCGCGCCAGCGTCTGGACTCGCACATTAAGAAGAAGCACTTCTCACAGCTCAAGTGTCCAACGTGCCAGGAGGTCTTCACTAAACAGCTGCACTATGTGAGCCACTTCTCCGAGTGCTTCACGGATAAGGGTTTGCCCTGTGGCGTGGACAAGTGCGCCAAGGTCTTCACGGAGGCCAACTTCCTGAGCTCTCACCTGCGCAAGCGCCACCTATGCGCCTAGGCGtcctttttaattgttttttcaaTACCATCTTGACCATTTTAGGCTAACTTTAGGTTATCGATTAGCTAATGTATCGTGGAGTACATTTACTTGTTTTTGCTCGTAGGGTTTTACGTGATCGGAATGAAATCAACAAAACGTATATGCAATGTATAACAAGGTTACATCTTTATAAATGTTTGACTATTGAATAACTTTAGGACTCCTAGTTGTAAAATGCCTAAGAAATACGGCAGGATGTCAAGCTagaatttgtaattaaatagACCTCAGACGAATATGATACATTTGTACGTACTTACAAAGAGTATGTATAGATTAAATACAgtgtaagaaaatattttgtactGAATAACTGAACTGTTAATAAAAATGCCCAATGGCTACGGCACATGCAAACGTTTTTCAACCGCAGGACACAGAAAAGACGGCTTTAAAGTGTtcttatacatttatttgtcATATTCccccaacaaaaacaaaactaaaattgCGTGTACGCGAAAACCAACAAGATGCGAGAGCCATTCGCCTAGGAGAGCACAAGGATTGAATACAATACAGGTGTCAAATCTGGGGAAGCATGGGTTCTCCACAGGAGTTCAACAACGAGGATGAAATGAAAACCGTATTGTCTAGTTACACTTTTCTACTTAATGTAAACGATGATAGTGATGAGGGGTGATGGGAGGTGGGATTGGTTGGACCCAGGGTGCCAGCCCAGCACTCAGGACGTGGCCACTTTGCCGTGGATCTCCGCCTGGGCCACCTTCATCACCTCGAGGGCTCCCCGCTTGATCAGGTCCTCCGCCAGTGTCTTGCCCAGCTGGTTGGCCTTCTCGTAGATCCCCCGGCTGTGGCAGGCGTGCTGGAAGAGGCCGCAGAACAGGTTCTCCACATCCTCAATGAGCACCGACTGCTGCGGCGTGGGCTGCTCCTCGTCGGCGTAGTCGAACATTTGCACCGTTTTCTGCAGGAACGGGCACTTGGCCAGGCTTGCATTTGCATTGCCCTTGGCCGCCGGTGTCTCCAGACCGCTGCCCTGATGCATCGAGGCAAAGGGGCACTTGGATGAGGTGGCCACGTTGTCTAGCTCATCGCCAACGCTGCTGGCATTGCTGGCTCTGCTGCTCGGTGGCGTGGGCAGAATGGAAGCAGGAGTTCCGGCCACACCTCCCGTCACTGGGCACTTGCCCGCCTGGGCATAGGATACCTTGGTCTCCTTGTTAACATACGGACACTCGCCCATAAAGTCCTGGCCCACGGGCATCTGCAGCGGACAGTGTGCCGTGGTGGCGGCTTCGTTTCCTTTTCCATCACCCTTGTTTGCGCTGCAGGAGTCGCCGGAGTCCGCATGAGCCACTGGACACTTGGCGGGAGCCTTGTGCGTCACTGGACACTGGCCCATCACTTCCTGGCCGGCCACCAAGCGCAGCGGGCACTGGCGCGGAGTTGTGTTGGCATTGCTTGTGTCCGCATCACCACCACCGATACCAGAAGGTCCTACGGCACTGCTGTGGCCCAGCACTGGACACTGACTGGCCAGTTCCGAGAGCTGATCCACTGTGTAACCGGAGAGGGCCTCGCAGGCGGCCACATCCTCGCAGATCACCGGAGGGCTGCCCTGCTGGCGCGGACTGCTCGAGTTCGAGTCCGAGCCGGAGGAGCTGGCGTTGCCATTCCTGGCGCGCTTCGTAGCTGGCGGGGAAtcgcagctgctgctgttctCCTCCTGCAGCTGGCTGGCGCTCTCTTGGGCTCCTCGTTTCCGCTGCTCCACCTCCGGTTTCTGCTCATTCAAGGCACAAGCCAGGTTGTTCCGTATCTCGATGGCGCCATCCAGACTCCAAACTGCGCCGGTGAGCGACAGTCCCACCTCCTGGCTGTTTCCGTTCAGGGGTTCCCCCTTCAGGATACTCCAAACCGCCACAGGGGCGGAGCAGCCGCCACCAAGCGTCTTCAGGAAGCTCCGTTCAGCCAGGATGCGGCACGTGGTATTCAGGCACATCAGTTTCTGCAGCATGGCCAGCACTTGTTCGTCGTTAGCCCGGCACTCCACGGCCAGGGCTCCTTGGCCAACGGCGTAGAGCAAGTCGGTTGGCTCCAGCACCTGGCTGATGCGGCTCATCCAGCCCATCCTCACCAGGCCTGCCTGGGCGAGAATGATGCCGGCGAACTTTGAGTCAGCGGCGTCCAACTTGGCCAACCGGGTGTTCAGATTTCCGCGGATGTCGCACACAGTCAAGTGGGGATACATCCTGCGGATCTGGGCCGTGCGACGGAGAGAAGAGGTTCCTACAGAGGGGGgcatgatttagtaattaaattataagtgAATGTGTTATTTGTTAACTCACCAATCACACTGCCCTTGGGCAGCGAGGCTATCGTGTGGCCCTTGAAGTTCTCCCGCAGCACCAGCGCATCCCGGGCATCTTCCCGCTCCAGGACGGCTCCAATGGCCATTCCAGTGGGCAGCGCCGTAGGCAGATCCTTGAGCGAGTGCACCACAAAGT
This window of the Drosophila biarmipes strain raj3 chromosome 3L, RU_DBia_V1.1, whole genome shotgun sequence genome carries:
- the LOC108030115 gene encoding tyrosine-protein phosphatase non-receptor type 61F isoform X1, giving the protein MSEQKTSGSGSAAAARQQIEAEYKDKRAGWHRFYKEICECCDREAKEKQFSTLESERHANRGLNRYRDVNPYDHSRIVLKRGSVDYINANLVQLERADRQYILTQGPLVDTVGHFWLMVWEQKSRGILMLNKLMEKKHIKCHLYWPNEMGAEKALKLPTVKLTVELIRCETYQNFVRRWFKLTDLETQQSREVMQFHYTTWPDFGIPSSPNAFLKFLQQVRDSDCLSRDVGPAVVHCSAGIGRSGTFCLVDCCLVLIDKYGECNVSKVLCELRSYRMGLIQTADQLDFSYQAIIEGITKLHDPTFLDAEEPIIANDTDTHTLDEQPPPLPPRVQSLNLPLAPNSGGILSLNMRAAQANGAADNAGDKMSKDALNNFINQHDMLPYSEVADRRPLPPIPTRALNESDSDDDYLLDDDEEDETDEDEEYETINEHDAEPVNGHVPLTTTQPHDDDVNANSEKPAAPADEQHKANGIDPIPGQLPASPENELKRRKRTEYQASLEQKVNDIKRKQRENEDSQLAAKKRRSLLTYIAAGVVVGVICAYAYTKLG
- the LOC108030115 gene encoding tyrosine-protein phosphatase non-receptor type 61F isoform X2 — protein: MSEQKTSGSGSAAAARQQIEAEYKDKRAGWHRFYKEICECCDREAKEKQFSTLESERHANRGLNRYRDVNPYDHSRIVLKRGSVDYINANLVQLERADRQYILTQGPLVDTVGHFWLMVWEQKSRGILMLNKLMEKKHIKCHLYWPNEMGAEKALKLPTVKLTVELIRCETYQNFVRRWFKLTDLETQQSREVMQFHYTTWPDFGIPSSPNAFLKFLQQVRDSDCLSRDVGPAVVHCSAGIGRSGTFCLVDCCLVLIDKYGECNVSKVLCELRSYRMGLIQTADQLDFSYQAIIEGITKLHDPTFLDAEEPIIANDTDTHTLDEQPPPLPPRVQSLNLPLAPNSGGILSLNMRAAQANGAADNAGDKMSKDALNNFINQHDMLPYSEVADRRPLPPIPTRALNESDSDDDYLLDDDEEDETDEDEEYETINEHDAEPVNGHVPLTTTQPHDDDVNANSEKPAAPADEQHKANGIDPIPGQLPASPENELKRRKRTEYQASLEQKVNDIKRKQRENEDSQLAAKKRRRENRHKKSRSKTK
- the LOC108030108 gene encoding zinc finger protein CG2199 isoform X2; its protein translation is MASKAKKEVLCDHCHESYEAKMVYTAQKMFVGTKVVDLLEAITHKSIPANANVKICFICASGFMSTSALIDKVRETVDRILAGPAKKGKVSKAAAQEAQDQASADEPAPDIVDLTAEVEKKPAKPQPKKNTTIRQRSKSVAFPASSMVSEFAGVANIKASPAKKQVSRLLADNLDDSVQLTPAKDVSSSKKAFLNLFGNGDDAMEKEFETESEEEGEGRYLTINTNNFKCTVCEFHTRFPNHIKEHMQKEHGQQRTRIYSCPLCNKNFGVLKTIKDHVRDVHSRILLSESEAKTKAKEIKENPKGSEAEPKPKEQKVPKVPETQKQKPKEVKSKAKKTEVSTESKSKKKTTEVESEPVVSEKSEENQKVKIALLNSKDSSFESEVKPVLTQEKALETPGPKVASFKALNESLMRKRMLENLQDSEYTFAINGSSASTPRAETTNFQCDICDCELATAKQMQDHMKTAHAIEKPKVFKCHVCEKSLTTKQSLKTHQALHNNTSAEAGKSSKRKILQEEDEVVDIEGSFQENNTVEDDEGPREEKIVREESSKDTSLNVAQPKVDGLMSAPLTPVKKAKKVKTSIQGISGVITNGESPTKRKKQDKSGDTSSISDVSQLEEINHNVKPHKKARLESVGDSTTDESVLSCDQCAQVSNVPGGLH
- the LOC108030108 gene encoding zinc finger protein CG2199 isoform X1, with translation MASKAKKEVLCDHCHESYEAKMVYTAQKMFVGTKVVDLLEAITHKSIPANANVKICFICASGFMSTSALIDKVRETVDRILAGPAKKGKVSKAAAQEAQDQASADEPAPDIVDLTAEVEKKPAKPQPKKNTTIRQRSKSVAFPASSMVSEFAGVANIKASPAKKQVSRLLADNLDDSVQLTPAKDVSSSKKAFLNLFGNGDDAMEKEFETESEEEGEGRYLTINTNNFKCTVCEFHTRFPNHIKEHMQKEHGQQRTRIYSCPLCNKNFGVLKTIKDHVRDVHSRILLSESEAKTKAKEIKENPKGSEAEPKPKEQKVPKVPETQKQKPKEVKSKAKKTEVSTESKSKKKTTEVESEPVVSEKSEENQKVKIALLNSKDSSFESEVKPVLTQEKALETPGPKVASFKALNESLMRKRMLENLQDSEYTFAINGSSASTPRAETTNFQCDICDCELATAKQMQDHMKTAHAIEKPKVFKCHVCEKSLTTKQSLKTHQALHNNTSAEAGKSSKRKILQEEDEVVDIEGSFQENNTVEDDEGPREEKIVREESSKDTSLNVAQPKVDGLMSAPLTPVKKAKKVKTSIQGISGVITNGESPTKRKKQDKSGDTSSISDVSQLEEINHNVKPHKKARLESVGDSTTDESVLSCDQCGKSVGSRQRLDSHIKKKHFSQLKCPTCQEVFTKQLHYVSHFSECFTDKGLPCGVDKCAKVFTEANFLSSHLRKRHLCA
- the LOC108030858 gene encoding uncharacterized protein LOC108030858, with the protein product MSAQEKVIRVGSRKSELALIQTKHVIGRLQKLFPKQKFEIHTMSTFGDRVLNVSLPKIGEKSLFTRDLEDALRSGGVDFVVHSLKDLPTALPTGMAIGAVLEREDARDALVLRENFKGHTIASLPKGSVIGTSSLRRTAQIRRMYPHLTVCDIRGNLNTRLAKLDAADSKFAGIILAQAGLVRMGWMSRISQVLEPTDLLYAVGQGALAVECRANDEQVLAMLQKLMCLNTTCRILAERSFLKTLGGGCSAPVAVWSILKGEPLNGNSQEVGLSLTGAVWSLDGAIEIRNNLACALNEQKPEVEQRKRGAQESASQLQEENSSSCDSPPATKRARNGNASSSGSDSNSSSPRQQGSPPVICEDVAACEALSGYTVDQLSELASQCPVLGHSSAVGPSGIGGGDADTSNANTTPRQCPLRLVAGQEVMGQCPVTHKAPAKCPVAHADSGDSCSANKGDGKGNEAATTAHCPLQMPVGQDFMGECPYVNKETKVSYAQAGKCPVTGGVAGTPASILPTPPSSRASNASSVGDELDNVATSSKCPFASMHQGSGLETPAAKGNANASLAKCPFLQKTVQMFDYADEEQPTPQQSVLIEDVENLFCGLFQHACHSRGIYEKANQLGKTLAEDLIKRGALEVMKVAQAEIHGKVATS